The DNA window GAATATGAAAGCAAAATTTAATATATTTAACAATAAAATATGATCAATAAAATTATTGGACCATATTACTTCCTGTTATATTATGTTCTTGATCAATATTAAAAATTGTTATAAAAAAAATATTGGATTAAAATTTAAATTATAGGAAAACAATAAACCAAAAATAAACTCTTTATAAAAAGGAGTTAAAACTAATGCAATACTATATAATGGATGTATAACAATATATTAGTATAGAAATTTTAATTATTTTGCTTAATTTCTAAGTAGATTTTATTTTAAAACTAAAAAGTACAAGGAAATATTTTTCGGATATTTTTATGAATTTGACAAAGTGTGACTATATTTTTAGAAGGCTAATCAATAAATTTTATCATAAAATAATAGATTTGAGGAATATTTTTTTTAAATAGGTGATATTTATGTCTAATTTAACTCATAAAAGTGATAATGGAATAATGAAAGTGGTTAATAATGGAATTAAATGCCAAAAATGTGGTTATTTTGTAAATAAAAATGATATAACTAAGGCATACCTTAAAGGTAAAATTGATTTACCCATCCAGAAAGGTCCTGCAACAATGGATATGAAATAAGATCACATTTTCATGAAAAGAAAACTCAAATAAAAATTTTTTAATCAAAAAAATAACATTAATAAATTACAAAAAAAATAGAAAAGGGGTAAAATAGTAAATTATGTCTAATTTTAAGAACTTGAAAAAGGTAATAGAGACAAATGTCGAATCTGTTCACAAAGATTTTAAATTACAACCCTCAGAAATTGGGAAGCCTTCAACCAAAACAGATCTGAATAAAGTTGATGTCTCAAAGGTTCCCAAGGAACAAAGGGACAAGTTAGATTCCTACATCCAACAATGGGAAAACCCTTCTAAATGGTATGAATGCCGAATACAAGGACTTGAATGGTTCTTATCGATTGCCCAAAAAAATAATGTGTCACCAGAAAATATCGAGTTTGTAATTGAAGAAAACTCCCAAAAAAAGCCCAGATTAACTCCTATGTTGAAAAGCATGGAAGTTTCCAGCCAAATTATTCCAAAAACGGACGATATGGATAGATTAAGAAAATTTCTGAAACTGTACCCTAAGTACAGAATCAGAGTTGAAAATGGGGAGAATGTGGTTGATATGGCAATTTCCATAATAAAGAGCTATGTAGAGAAGGAAGAAAGAAGAAATTTGGGACTGGATAATAAAATTTAAAGATAATATACATAGAATAAATGGTTTTCAAGATCAGGTCACTTCAAATGTTTATGAAATTATTAGATGTAGAACTCATTAACTAGTTTGTAGGGGTAATCTGCTCCAACAGCATAGGAATAGATTACATTACAACAAACGAAAACAAAATGGGTTTCTTACTTCAATTTTATGAAACTGGGGTGATTTTATGAAGTGCAAACGTAGACTTGTATACTGTAACGAAAAGTTCCATGTTATATTGCCAAATGAATGGGTTAAAAAGGTAGGCCTAAAAAAAGGTGGGCATGTAACTTTAGAAATTGATGAAAACGATTTTAATAGGTTAATTATAAAAAAGAGCTACGAATGATATCTATCTATTAAAACATCGAAATTTGTGTCTATATTTAATTTTAAATCTCATACAAAAAAAAATGGTAAGATTTAATCAGATATGCCAACAAATATTAGGTTAGTCTTAAAAGAGTTTAGTGATTAACATGGATAA is part of the Methanobacterium lacus genome and encodes:
- a CDS encoding AbrB/MazE/SpoVT family DNA-binding domain-containing protein, which codes for MKCKRRLVYCNEKFHVILPNEWVKKVGLKKGGHVTLEIDENDFNRLIIKKSYE